The genomic segment ATCCCATTCAATTCCTTATGATTAACTTCAGAATACCCCTCAGCCCGGGTAGTCCAGTAACTCTCAATCTCCGATAATAAATCCTTCACCTTATGCCAACCTCCATGCATGCAATTTATAATCATATATGACCAAAATTATATCAAATCCACCCTCCCCCCAACAAGCCCTCCCGGGGGATATATTTCACGTCTCAATTCATTTTTATATAAACAAAGTCCTTCTTATAATTCACACTCCACCTTGTATTATATCTTAACCAAAACCAGCGAAGCAGGCGTATAGTTGTACCGGATGCATTTGCAGGCATCTTAGAGATTCTTAGTCCTCGGAAATCTGCGTTATGAGACGAAAAGTCCCTTGTCTGAGCGACAGCGAGTAATTCCGGACTTTTCGTCTCATGCTTTTAGCGGATTTTCGAGGGCTTAGAATCTCTTAGATGCCGAAACCGTATCCGGTACAACTATACGCCTGCTTCGCGTCCCCTTTTTTAAACAAATAAAGCTGCCACACCCCCAAAAAGAGGATATGACAGCTATATATTTTTACTCAGATAGCTCCAAGAATCTTCCGGGCATTATCAATCCTTTCCTGCGTCGGAGGATTAACCCCCTCCAGTGGATAAGAAAGCCCCAGATTCTCCCATTTAAACTTACCAAGCGTATGATAAGGGAGCACCTCCACTCTCTCCACATTGGAAAGAGTATGGATAAAATCAGCTAACCGGTGCAGATATTCATCCTTATCACTTCCGCCCGGCACAAGCACATGACGGATCCATACAGGTTTTTTCATATCAGAAAGTTCCCGCGCCATCGCAAGAATATTCTTATTGGAATGACCGGTAAGCTTAATATGCTCCTGCTCGTCAATCTGCTTGATATCAAGCATTACAAGATCTGTATACTTCATAAGCTCCAGCCATCCGGAATGCCATGGTTCCTGATCAGTGAAGGGATTTCCACTGGTATCAAGATTCGTATGCACACCCTCTGCCTTTGCCTTCTTAAAAAATTCTGTAAGAAAATCCATCTGAAGCAATGGCTCACCACCGCTTACAGTGATACCGCCTTTGCTGCCCCAGTAGCCCTTATAACGTAAAGCTTTCTTAAGAAGCTCATCTGCCGTATAAAGCTCTCCCTGCTTCATCTTCCAGGTATCCGGATTATGACAGAACTGACATCTCATGGCACAGCCGCTTAAAAAAATCACATATCTTACTCCGGGTCCGTCAACGGACCCGAAGCTTTCTAAAGAATGAACATAGCCTTTTATCTGTTTATTATCCATTATATCATCATCCATTAATTACATTCTGTCGTGGCAGGTTCTGGCAATAACGTCTAACTGCTGCTCTCTTGTAAGGTCGATGAACTTAACAGCATATCCGGATACACGGATTGTGAAGTTTGCATACTCTTCTTTTTCCGGATGTTCCATAGCGTCGATCAGTTTCTCTTTACCAAATACGTTTACATTGAGGTGATGAGCACCCTGATCAAAGTATCCGTCAAGTACATGTACCAGATTCTCTGAACGCTCGTCATCACTGTGTCCCAGAGCATCAGGATTGATTGTCTGAGTATTGGAGATACCGTCAAGAGCATCTTCATAGTCAAGCTTGGCAACAGAGTTCAGGGAAGCAAGAAGACCGTTCTGCTCTGCACCGTAAGATGGGTTTGCGCCAGGTGCAAGAGGTTCCCCTGCTTTTCTTCCATCCGGAAGAGATCCTGTAGCCTTACCATAAACAACGTTGGAAGTAATAGTAAGGATAGATGTGGTTGGCTTGGAATCACGGTAAGTATGGATGTGTTTCAGTTTCTCAAGGAATGTAGACAGAAGAGTTGTTGCAATCTCGTCTGCTCTGTCATCATCATTACCATAACGTGGGAAGTCACCCTCAACCTGGAAATCTGTTGTAATACCGTCTTCATCACGGATAGCTTTAACTTTTGCATATTTGATAGCGGACAGGGAGTCTACTACATGAGAGAATCCTGCGATACCTGTTGCGAAAGAACGCTCAACCTT from the Blautia wexlerae DSM 19850 genome contains:
- the pflA gene encoding pyruvate formate-lyase-activating protein, whose amino-acid sequence is MDDDIMDNKQIKGYVHSLESFGSVDGPGVRYVIFLSGCAMRCQFCHNPDTWKMKQGELYTADELLKKALRYKGYWGSKGGITVSGGEPLLQMDFLTEFFKKAKAEGVHTNLDTSGNPFTDQEPWHSGWLELMKYTDLVMLDIKQIDEQEHIKLTGHSNKNILAMARELSDMKKPVWIRHVLVPGGSDKDEYLHRLADFIHTLSNVERVEVLPYHTLGKFKWENLGLSYPLEGVNPPTQERIDNARKILGAI